The Synechococcus sp. UW69 DNA segment TCAAGCCGGAGACTGGCGTGCAGTGACAGGTGCTGAACAGGAGCGGCTCAACAAGCTCATCAGCAGCAAGCCGATCTCTTCTGGCCCTCGTCGGGGAGGGAACCGACGAGGGTGACCGCGCGAAATGCAATGTCCTCCACCTCGCGCCAGGGCTTTTCGCTGCGCTCTGCATAGCGAACCTGCTCAAAGCCAAGAGCCTCAAAGGCTTCCAAGAAATCCTGCTCCTGCCAGGCGCCACTGATGCATCCACTCCAAAGATCAGGGTCCTGCTGCAAACGCAGGGGCACAACCTGATCGCAGACGATGTCGCTAATGGCAACCCGTCCGCCGGGAGCAAGAACCCGGCGAATGTTGGCCAGCAGCCTGTCGCGGGAGGATGGATTCACCAGATTGAGCACACAGTTGCTCAACACAACATCCATCGAGGCATCGGCAATCAGGGGCTCTCCCGCAGCAGCAGGCGCATCAAGGGCTTCGATGGCTCCATCAACAAAACGGACGTTGTCGAACCCCACTGCTGACGCCACGACCGGGATCGCCGACCGCGACAGGACAAGCATGTCGTCATTGCGATCCACACCGGTGACGCTGCCGGACTTTCCGACAATTTGGCTGCAGATGAAGGCGTTTTTACCGCTGCCGCTGCCAAGGTCGAGCACACGATCACCCTGCTTCACCCATCGGGTGGGATCACCGCAGCCGTAATCACGCTCGACAACAGCATCGGGAATCACTCGCAGCAGGGC contains these protein-coding regions:
- a CDS encoding methyltransferase domain-containing protein — its product is MAESCCPPSQPQSLDQTQAVEARYGAAAHEQEACLCTPVGFDPALLRVIPDAVVERDYGCGDPTRWVKQGDRVLDLGSGSGKNAFICSQIVGKSGSVTGVDRNDDMLVLSRSAIPVVASAVGFDNVRFVDGAIEALDAPAAAGEPLIADASMDVVLSNCVLNLVNPSSRDRLLANIRRVLAPGGRVAISDIVCDQVVPLRLQQDPDLWSGCISGAWQEQDFLEAFEALGFEQVRYAERSEKPWREVEDIAFRAVTLVGSLPDEGQKRSACC